A DNA window from Aureibaculum sp. 2308TA14-22 contains the following coding sequences:
- a CDS encoding fibronectin type III domain-containing protein, whose protein sequence is MSFNINKTIFKFAFLLTLTLSVSNCSSGNDGPNYDTNLIIQSTEANIETTFTSLKVNGKLLSDNGIVSKGICWSETSKPTINNNKITETTTTFSSLIENLNPNTTYYFRVFATSNSGTTYSQEKSFTTASLEETYWQFIVTDHNGNDVSAKVNLYEDGSTKYVRDNCPTCYVPLGTWSLNGKNLTYIGENADPALSRHVFYGTVTGMSLQGTYEHIEDPDGTWSAVLLP, encoded by the coding sequence ATGTCTTTTAACATTAATAAAACCATTTTTAAGTTTGCATTTTTACTCACATTAACTCTTTCAGTAAGTAATTGCAGTTCAGGCAATGATGGTCCAAATTACGATACAAATCTAATCATTCAATCAACCGAAGCTAATATAGAAACTACATTTACTTCTTTAAAAGTAAACGGAAAATTATTATCTGATAACGGTATAGTATCAAAAGGTATTTGTTGGAGTGAAACCTCGAAACCAACCATAAATAACAATAAAATTACAGAAACAACTACAACTTTCAGTTCGCTTATTGAGAACTTGAACCCGAACACAACATATTACTTTAGGGTATTTGCTACTTCTAATTCTGGGACAACTTATAGTCAAGAAAAATCTTTTACAACAGCAAGTTTAGAAGAAACTTATTGGCAATTTATAGTGACAGACCATAATGGAAATGATGTTTCGGCAAAAGTAAATTTATATGAAGATGGTTCTACAAAATATGTGAGAGATAATTGTCCTACTTGTTATGTACCGTTGGGTACTTGGTCATTAAATGGAAAAAATCTTACCTATATCGGTGAAAATGCAGACCCAGCATTATCTAGACATGTATTTTATGGCACAGTTACAGGAATGTCATTGCAAGGTACTTATGAACACATTGAAGATCCTGATGGAACATGGAGTGCTGTATTATTACCATAA